In one window of Flavobacterium ginsengisoli DNA:
- a CDS encoding tetratricopeptide repeat-containing sensor histidine kinase — protein sequence MIPKKIQITFYTIFIFVFFFACQNKKKPVEKIASNKIEIEKTIRSADFFYKNKQLDSAFYLYNKARANSNLKDDVKNYVYCMYYMAEIQQKHEDFVGSTKTAIETIPFLNQIKDSNYIWNIYSVLGRNYFYTYDYPTAIYYYSKAFTLKIDRINKLEAKNNIAVIYIKQHKFKKALPIFLSISKEKILKDSPENYSKILDYIGYCYYKLEDPRALSFFRKSLKIKSQANYLEGLGKTYYNLSQFYQKNKAGLAMKYAKLSYKNYTLSGNIDERLLALKFIIENSPDVESKKNMLIYISAIDSIFEVRQQAKNQFAKIKYDTKKEKEENLKLKAQKIKNELQLAKQENSNIISYIVIIFASALIVFIYFFLTSRANRQKIEATYQSETRISKKLHDELANDIYHTMAFVENRNISTQENKKHLLKRLEDIYSRTRNISKENTPTISNQNYIVLIKEMISGFNTPTTNLMINGLDTISWDSIDRTKKIAVYRSIQELLVNMKKHSCASLVALTFKELDNSIIINYTDNGRGIDINKMVLKNGLHNIENRINAIKGEINIHSDFGKGFKVLIKFPA from the coding sequence ATGATTCCAAAAAAAATACAAATTACCTTTTATACAATTTTCATTTTTGTATTTTTTTTTGCGTGCCAAAACAAGAAAAAACCGGTAGAAAAAATTGCAAGCAATAAAATCGAAATAGAAAAAACGATTCGTTCGGCCGACTTCTTTTATAAAAACAAACAGTTAGACAGTGCATTTTATTTATACAATAAGGCAAGGGCAAATAGCAATCTTAAAGACGATGTAAAGAATTATGTTTATTGTATGTACTATATGGCCGAAATTCAGCAAAAACATGAAGATTTTGTTGGTAGTACAAAAACAGCAATAGAAACAATTCCGTTTCTAAATCAAATAAAAGACTCTAATTATATCTGGAATATCTACAGTGTATTAGGAAGGAACTATTTTTATACCTACGATTACCCAACTGCAATTTATTATTACTCTAAGGCATTTACTTTAAAAATTGACAGGATAAATAAACTTGAAGCAAAAAACAATATCGCTGTTATTTATATAAAACAACATAAGTTTAAAAAAGCGCTTCCCATTTTTCTTTCAATAAGTAAAGAGAAGATCTTAAAAGATAGTCCTGAAAATTATTCCAAAATATTAGATTACATAGGATACTGCTATTATAAACTAGAAGATCCAAGAGCACTTTCCTTTTTTAGAAAGAGCTTAAAAATAAAATCTCAAGCAAATTATTTAGAAGGCTTAGGCAAAACCTATTATAATCTTTCTCAATTCTATCAAAAAAACAAAGCTGGTTTAGCAATGAAGTACGCTAAATTAAGCTATAAAAATTATACATTATCAGGTAATATAGATGAGCGACTACTTGCTTTAAAATTTATAATAGAAAATAGTCCCGATGTCGAATCAAAAAAAAATATGCTTATTTATATAAGTGCAATAGATAGCATTTTTGAAGTAAGGCAACAAGCAAAAAATCAATTTGCAAAAATTAAATACGACACTAAAAAGGAAAAAGAGGAAAATCTAAAATTAAAAGCTCAAAAAATTAAAAATGAACTTCAGTTAGCAAAACAAGAAAACAGTAATATTATTTCCTATATAGTAATCATATTTGCATCTGCCCTAATCGTTTTCATTTATTTTTTTCTGACCTCACGAGCCAATCGTCAAAAAATAGAAGCAACATATCAAAGCGAAACTAGAATCTCAAAAAAATTACATGACGAACTTGCCAATGACATTTATCACACAATGGCATTTGTCGAAAATAGAAACATTTCTACTCAAGAAAATAAAAAGCATCTATTAAAAAGATTAGAAGATATTTATTCTCGAACAAGAAATATTTCAAAAGAAAATACCCCAACTATAAGCAATCAAAATTATATAGTTTTGATTAAAGAAATGATTTCTGGATTTAATACACCAACCACAAATCTTATGATAAATGGTTTGGATACCATTTCATGGGATTCTATTGACAGAACTAAAAAAATAGCTGTTTATCGTTCTATACAAGAATTACTTGTGAACATGAAAAAACATAGTTGTGCGAGTTTAGTTGCACTAACTTTTAAAGAGCTCGATAATAGTATAATAATTAATTATACCGATAACGGACGAGGAATCGATATAAACAAAATGGTTTTAAAAAATGGTTTACATAATATTGAAAATAGAATTAATGCCATTAAAGGCGAGATAAATATTCATTCAGATTTTGGAAAAGGTTTTAAAGTTTTAATTAAATTTCCGGCATAA
- a CDS encoding Crp/Fnr family transcriptional regulator gives MYKALFDHIEKFITLEPSEIDKLESCLEISNIKKKEHILTEGQICNTMYFVVKGCMRQYIINPKGTEQTLQFAIENWWITDYLSYHNHIPSSFYLQAVENSEVIAIDKNLLEALLLEIPNLERYFRIVTQKSFGAMQMRIKFLFTMSAEERYHHFNDHFPEFVQRVPQYMLASYLDFSAEFMSKIRAGKL, from the coding sequence ATGTACAAAGCGCTTTTTGACCATATTGAAAAATTTATTACTCTTGAACCTTCAGAAATAGATAAATTAGAATCATGTCTAGAAATTTCTAATATAAAAAAGAAAGAACATATACTCACAGAAGGTCAAATTTGCAATACAATGTATTTTGTTGTCAAGGGCTGTATGAGACAATATATCATCAATCCTAAAGGTACAGAGCAAACACTTCAATTTGCGATAGAAAACTGGTGGATTACTGATTATTTGAGCTACCACAATCACATACCATCAAGCTTTTATCTGCAGGCAGTTGAAAACTCAGAAGTTATTGCCATTGATAAAAACCTTTTAGAGGCATTACTACTTGAAATTCCTAATCTTGAAAGATACTTTAGAATTGTTACTCAAAAAAGTTTTGGCGCAATGCAAATGCGTATCAAATTCTTATTTACAATGTCAGCCGAAGAAAGATATCATCACTTTAATGACCATTTCCCAGAATTTGTTCAGCGCGTTCCTCAATATATGCTTGCCTCCTATCTGGATTTTTCTGCAGAATTTATGAGTAAAATAAGAGCTGGAAAACTCTGA
- the rpmI gene encoding 50S ribosomal protein L35, whose protein sequence is MPKMKTKSSAKKRFKVTGSGKIKRKHAFKSHILTKKSKKRKLALTHSALVHQTDMRSIKQQLRII, encoded by the coding sequence ATGCCTAAAATGAAAACAAAATCTAGCGCTAAGAAACGTTTTAAAGTTACTGGTTCTGGAAAGATTAAAAGAAAGCATGCTTTTAAAAGTCACATCTTGACTAAAAAATCTAAAAAACGTAAATTAGCTTTGACTCACTCAGCGCTAGTTCACCAAACAGATATGAGAAGCATTAAACAACAATTAAGAATTATCTAA
- the infC gene encoding translation initiation factor IF-3 has protein sequence MNNLIRVPEVRLVGENIEPGVFKIADALRLADQFELDLVEISPNAEPPVCKIMDYKKFVYEQKKRDKALKAKSSQVVVKEIRFGPQTDEHDYEFKRKNAEKFLKEGAKLKAFVFFKGRSIIYKDQGQILLLRLAQDLEEHGKVEAMPVLEGKRMIMFIAPKKKK, from the coding sequence ATAAACAATCTTATTCGTGTTCCTGAAGTACGTCTTGTAGGTGAAAACATTGAACCTGGGGTTTTTAAAATCGCTGACGCGCTACGTTTAGCTGACCAATTTGAATTGGATTTAGTTGAAATTTCGCCAAATGCGGAACCACCGGTTTGTAAAATCATGGATTACAAGAAATTTGTTTACGAACAAAAGAAAAGAGATAAGGCTTTGAAGGCTAAATCTTCTCAAGTTGTGGTAAAGGAAATTCGATTTGGTCCTCAAACAGATGAGCATGATTATGAATTTAAAAGAAAGAACGCTGAAAAATTCTTAAAAGAGGGAGCTAAATTAAAAGCTTTCGTATTCTTTAAAGGACGTTCTATCATTTATAAAGATCAAGGTCAGATTCTATTATTACGTCTTGCTCAAGATTTAGAGGAACATGGTAAAGTTGAAGCTATGCCTGTTTTGGAAGGAAAGAGAATGATTATGTTCATTGCTCCGAAGAAAAAGAAATAA
- the thrS gene encoding threonine--tRNA ligase yields the protein MIKITLPDGSIREFASGVTPMEVAKNISEGFARNVISASFNGTTIETETPLTTDGNLILYTWNDAEGKKAFWHSTSHVMAQALEELYPGIKLTLGPAIANGFYYDVDFEDQKISEADFKKIEDRILEISRGKYDFKMRPVSKAEALEMYKDNVYKTELISNLEDGTITFCDHATFTDLCRGGHIPNTGIIKAVKIMSVAGAYWRGDEKNKQLTRVYGTSFPKQKDLTEYLELLEEAKRRDHRKLGKELELFAFSQKVGQGLPLWLPKGAALRERLEQFLKKAQKKAGYEQVVSPHIGQKELYVTSGHYAKYGADSFQPIHTPAEGEEFLLKPMNCPHHCEIYNVRPWSYKDLPKRYAEFGTVYRYEQSGELHGLTRVRGFTQDDAHIFCTPEQLDEEFKKVIDLVLYVFGSLGFENFTAQISLRDQENRDKYIGTDENWEKAENAIINAAKDKGLNTVVEYGEATFYGPKLDFMVKDALGRQWQLGTIQVDYNLPERFELTYKGADNELHRPVMIHRAPFGSMERFIAILLEHTAGNFPLWLMPEQAIILSLSEKYENYAKKVLDLLENHEIRALIDNRNETIGKKIRDAEMQKIPFMLIVGEEEEKNGTISIRRHGQEGKGNITVSIEEFVAIVDEEIKKTLKVFTV from the coding sequence ATGATCAAGATTACTTTACCCGATGGGTCAATTAGAGAGTTTGCTTCAGGCGTAACTCCAATGGAGGTCGCTAAAAACATTAGCGAAGGTTTTGCTAGAAATGTGATTTCTGCATCTTTTAATGGTACAACTATTGAAACCGAAACTCCATTAACGACCGACGGTAATCTTATACTATATACTTGGAATGATGCAGAAGGAAAAAAAGCTTTCTGGCATTCGACTTCGCACGTAATGGCACAAGCCCTTGAGGAATTGTACCCAGGAATCAAATTAACTCTTGGGCCTGCAATTGCTAATGGTTTTTATTATGATGTAGATTTTGAAGATCAAAAGATTTCTGAAGCTGACTTCAAAAAGATTGAAGATCGTATTCTTGAAATCTCTAGAGGAAAATATGATTTCAAAATGCGCCCAGTAAGCAAAGCAGAGGCGCTAGAAATGTATAAGGATAACGTTTATAAGACTGAATTAATTTCAAACCTTGAAGACGGAACTATTACTTTTTGTGACCATGCAACTTTTACTGATTTATGCCGTGGTGGACATATTCCAAATACTGGAATAATCAAAGCTGTAAAAATCATGAGTGTTGCCGGTGCTTACTGGAGAGGTGATGAGAAAAACAAACAGTTGACTCGTGTTTACGGAACTTCTTTCCCTAAACAAAAAGATTTAACTGAATATCTTGAACTTCTTGAGGAGGCAAAACGTCGTGATCACCGTAAATTAGGAAAAGAGTTGGAGTTGTTCGCTTTTTCTCAAAAAGTAGGTCAAGGTTTGCCTTTATGGCTACCTAAAGGCGCTGCTCTTAGAGAGCGTTTGGAGCAATTTTTAAAGAAAGCTCAAAAGAAAGCTGGATACGAGCAAGTTGTGAGTCCGCACATTGGCCAAAAAGAACTTTATGTAACTTCTGGTCATTATGCAAAGTATGGGGCAGATAGTTTCCAACCAATTCATACACCAGCTGAGGGTGAAGAATTTTTATTGAAACCAATGAACTGTCCTCATCACTGTGAGATTTACAACGTAAGACCTTGGTCATATAAAGATCTACCTAAGCGTTATGCTGAGTTTGGTACCGTTTACAGATATGAGCAATCTGGAGAATTACATGGTTTAACTCGCGTTAGAGGATTCACTCAAGATGATGCGCATATCTTCTGTACTCCGGAGCAATTAGACGAAGAATTCAAAAAAGTAATTGACCTTGTATTGTACGTATTTGGCTCATTAGGCTTTGAGAACTTTACTGCTCAGATTTCATTAAGAGATCAGGAAAATAGAGACAAGTATATTGGTACTGATGAAAATTGGGAAAAGGCAGAAAATGCAATTATCAACGCAGCAAAAGACAAAGGTCTTAATACTGTTGTCGAATATGGTGAAGCGACATTTTATGGTCCGAAACTTGATTTCATGGTAAAAGATGCTTTGGGAAGACAATGGCAATTAGGAACAATTCAGGTAGATTACAACTTGCCTGAACGTTTTGAATTGACTTATAAAGGCGCTGATAATGAATTACATCGCCCTGTTATGATTCACAGAGCTCCTTTTGGATCTATGGAACGTTTTATAGCAATTTTACTAGAGCATACAGCAGGAAATTTCCCACTTTGGTTAATGCCTGAGCAGGCTATTATCTTGTCTTTGAGCGAGAAATACGAAAATTATGCTAAAAAAGTTTTAGATTTGCTAGAAAATCACGAAATTCGCGCCCTAATTGACAACCGAAATGAAACTATCGGTAAGAAAATTAGAGATGCAGAAATGCAGAAAATTCCATTTATGCTTATCGTTGGTGAGGAAGAAGAGAAAAATGGCACGATTTCTATTCGTCGTCACGGACAAGAAGGAAAAGGCAATATCACAGTTTCAATCGAAGAATTTGTCGCGATTGTAGACGAAGAGATAAAAAAGACATTAAAAGTATTTACAGTTTAA
- the pafA gene encoding alkaline phosphatase PafA: MKKNILLLALLAVVSLSAQQRPKLVVGIVVDQMKMEYLYRFSDDFSPNGFKRLMNDGFTFQNMHYNYMPTYTAPGHASIYTGTTPATHGIVGNEWFSRVLGKEMYCTDDAGVKTVGEGTAEEGAMSPKNLQSTTITDEVRMATNFNGKVIGLSLKDRGAILPAGHFANWAFWYSKTGSFISSTFYGEKLPDWVTEFNNEKNYLKYINKGWELYKPASVYNESLPDNNPYEGKLYGSPAPVFPYDLKSMYEKNDAGIIRATPFGNDLLAEFAKRAIEKEELGKDNITDFLTVSFSSTDYVGHLLGPRSMELQDTYLRLDQTIADFLAYLDKTVGKGNYLLFLTADHAGAENVIYLKDRKYNVDNYPSKEVKKSMQDFSTKTFGVDLIQNYSNFNIFFNKQIIKDKKLELVKVKQAFKEFLITQPQVKKVYTEEEIMANAGNDYALNFVAKGYDVTQNGDLVIVDKPGMIEYTPTGTSHGTIYSYDTHVPAIFYGWNIKKGESYDKKAITEIAPTIAQKIKVTFPNGTEAKVLTEVLDNKK; this comes from the coding sequence ATGAAGAAAAATATTTTATTGTTAGCACTTCTTGCTGTTGTAAGTTTAAGTGCTCAACAACGTCCAAAATTAGTTGTGGGTATAGTTGTAGATCAAATGAAAATGGAATATTTATATCGCTTTTCAGATGATTTTTCTCCAAACGGCTTTAAAAGATTAATGAATGATGGATTTACTTTCCAGAATATGCATTACAATTATATGCCAACTTATACTGCTCCAGGACACGCTTCAATCTATACAGGGACAACACCTGCTACTCACGGAATTGTTGGTAATGAATGGTTTAGTAGAGTTCTTGGAAAAGAAATGTACTGTACAGACGATGCAGGAGTTAAAACTGTAGGAGAAGGAACTGCCGAGGAAGGTGCAATGTCTCCGAAAAACCTTCAAAGTACTACAATTACAGATGAAGTTAGAATGGCTACTAATTTTAACGGAAAAGTAATTGGATTAAGTTTGAAGGACCGTGGAGCTATATTGCCAGCCGGACATTTTGCAAATTGGGCATTTTGGTATAGTAAAACCGGTTCTTTTATTTCTAGTACTTTCTATGGTGAGAAGTTGCCGGATTGGGTTACTGAATTCAATAATGAGAAAAACTACTTAAAATACATTAATAAAGGTTGGGAGTTGTACAAACCTGCTTCTGTTTATAATGAAAGTCTTCCTGATAATAACCCTTATGAAGGGAAATTATATGGAAGTCCTGCACCAGTTTTTCCATACGATTTAAAATCAATGTATGAGAAGAATGATGCTGGAATCATCCGTGCTACTCCTTTCGGAAATGATTTGTTGGCTGAATTTGCAAAAAGAGCAATTGAGAAAGAAGAATTAGGGAAAGATAATATTACAGACTTCTTGACGGTTAGTTTTTCTTCTACAGATTATGTCGGTCACTTACTTGGGCCAAGATCTATGGAACTTCAAGACACCTATTTAAGATTAGATCAAACTATTGCTGACTTCTTGGCTTATCTTGATAAAACGGTTGGAAAAGGAAATTATTTACTTTTCTTAACGGCTGATCATGCTGGAGCTGAAAACGTTATTTATTTGAAAGATCGTAAATACAATGTAGATAATTATCCTTCTAAAGAGGTTAAGAAAAGCATGCAGGATTTTTCAACTAAAACTTTTGGAGTTGATTTAATTCAGAACTATTCAAACTTTAATATTTTCTTTAACAAACAAATTATTAAAGATAAAAAATTAGAGCTAGTAAAAGTAAAACAAGCTTTTAAGGAGTTTTTAATTACTCAACCACAAGTTAAAAAGGTTTATACAGAAGAGGAAATTATGGCTAATGCTGGAAATGATTATGCTCTTAATTTTGTTGCTAAAGGATATGATGTGACGCAGAATGGTGATTTAGTTATTGTAGATAAGCCTGGAATGATTGAATACACGCCAACGGGAACGTCACACGGTACAATTTATAGCTACGATACACATGTACCAGCAATTTTTTATGGTTGGAATATTAAGAAAGGAGAATCTTATGATAAAAAAGCAATTACGGAGATTGCACCAACTATAGCTCAGAAAATTAAAGTTACTTTCCCAAATGGAACTGAAGCTAAAGTACTTACTGAAGTTCTTGATAATAAGAAGTAA
- the ald gene encoding alanine dehydrogenase → MIIGVPKEIKNNENRVALTPAGVSEMKKHGHTVYVQATAGLGSGFADAEYAEAGAIVLPTIEEVYAIAEMIIKVKEPIASEYPLIKKDQLLFTYFHFASSEELTHAMLEKGAVCLAYETVEKTDRSLPLLVPMSEVAGRMAIQQGAKYLEKPLKGRGILLGGVPGVPPAKVLVLGGGIVGTQVAKMVAGLGAQVTIMDLSLPRLRQLDDIMPANVNTEMSNHYNITRAIKDADLIVGAVLIPGAKAPHLITRDMLKLMRPGTVVVDVAVDQGGCIETCTPTTHENPTFIIDDIVHYCVANMPGAVPYTSTLALTNATLPYAVQLANKGWEKACAENEELNKGLNVANGKILYKGVAEAWNLPFNEEIVLANA, encoded by the coding sequence ATGATAATAGGTGTTCCTAAAGAAATAAAAAATAATGAAAACAGAGTTGCCTTAACTCCTGCAGGTGTTTCTGAAATGAAAAAACACGGACATACAGTTTATGTTCAAGCTACAGCTGGTTTAGGAAGTGGTTTTGCTGATGCAGAATATGCAGAAGCTGGTGCGATTGTTTTACCAACGATTGAAGAAGTTTACGCTATTGCTGAAATGATCATTAAAGTAAAAGAACCAATTGCATCTGAATACCCATTAATCAAGAAAGATCAATTGTTATTCACCTATTTCCACTTTGCTTCTTCAGAAGAATTAACGCATGCAATGTTAGAAAAAGGAGCTGTTTGTTTAGCTTACGAAACTGTAGAAAAAACAGACAGAAGTTTACCATTACTAGTGCCAATGTCTGAAGTTGCTGGTCGTATGGCAATTCAGCAAGGAGCAAAATATCTTGAAAAACCATTAAAAGGAAGAGGAATTCTTTTAGGCGGTGTTCCAGGTGTTCCACCAGCAAAAGTATTGGTTTTAGGTGGAGGAATCGTAGGAACTCAAGTCGCTAAAATGGTCGCTGGATTAGGTGCTCAGGTTACAATTATGGACTTAAGCTTACCTCGTTTACGTCAATTGGATGATATCATGCCTGCAAACGTAAATACAGAAATGTCTAACCACTACAATATTACAAGAGCAATTAAAGATGCTGACTTAATTGTTGGAGCTGTTTTAATTCCAGGAGCAAAAGCACCTCATTTAATTACTCGTGATATGCTAAAATTAATGCGTCCAGGAACTGTTGTTGTTGACGTTGCTGTTGACCAAGGAGGATGTATCGAAACTTGTACTCCAACAACTCACGAAAACCCAACTTTTATTATTGACGATATCGTTCACTATTGTGTAGCTAATATGCCAGGAGCTGTTCCTTACACTTCTACTTTAGCTTTAACAAACGCAACTTTACCATATGCTGTACAATTAGCAAACAAAGGATGGGAAAAAGCTTGTGCTGAAAATGAAGAATTAAATAAAGGATTAAACGTAGCTAATGGAAAAATCCTTTACAAAGGAGTTGCAGAAGCTTGGAATCTTCCTTTTAACGAAGAAATAGTATTAGCAAACGCATAG
- a CDS encoding Lrp/AsnC family transcriptional regulator encodes MALDEIDKKILRLLQEDAHYTLKDIANKINLSLTPVHDRVKRLEKDGIIEKYVTILDKKKLGNNLTVYCQVTLTKQTYDTSEGFNQSILNLPEVVECNYVSGNFDYMLKIIIPDMESYHHFHQKKLSILPEVSLINTVFVISEVKSTTVLPI; translated from the coding sequence ATGGCTTTAGATGAAATTGACAAAAAAATACTACGTCTTTTACAAGAAGACGCGCACTACACATTAAAAGACATTGCAAACAAAATAAATCTGTCTTTGACTCCTGTTCATGATCGAGTGAAACGTCTTGAAAAAGATGGCATTATAGAGAAATATGTGACTATTTTAGATAAGAAAAAACTTGGAAATAATTTGACAGTTTATTGCCAGGTTACATTGACAAAACAGACTTATGATACTTCGGAAGGGTTTAATCAGTCGATTTTGAATTTACCGGAGGTTGTCGAATGTAATTATGTTTCAGGAAACTTTGATTATATGCTGAAAATCATAATTCCAGACATGGAAAGTTATCATCATTTTCACCAAAAAAAATTATCTATTCTTCCTGAGGTTTCTCTAATAAATACCGTTTTTGTGATTTCGGAGGTTAAAAGCACAACAGTTCTTCCTATTTAA
- a CDS encoding glyceraldehyde-3-phosphate dehydrogenase gives MSNKSLYQKEVSLQVDRRKAGVELIKIISDLWYDKSIEMVLFKNQLLDKNVSDIINLHQYAGEFVGKPITIFDSVEIARVVLSLDLPPAKIDLGKLTYEYRLEDERYPDARYFVIDKLKKAKSSKEIQPKDVVLYGFGRIGRLLARELMSKTGKGNQLRLRAIVTRDKNDATSLEKRASLLRYDSIHGDFQGSVIADAKNNALIINGTTVHIITANSPEEIDYAAHGINDALVIDNTGAFTTEEALKRHLTSNGASKVLLTAPGKGVPNIVHGVNHNDFNPDEVNIFSVASCTTNAITPILKVVEETLGVVKGHLETIHAYTNDQNLVDNMHKKYRRGRAAALNMVITETGAGSAVAKALPSLEGKLTSNAIRVPVPNGSLVVLNLEVKKPTSITAINKIMKKYALEGELVEQIKYSLNNELVSSDIVGTSAPSIYDSNATIVSKDGKNIVLYIWYDNEYGYSHQVIRLAKYIAKVRRYTYY, from the coding sequence ATGAGTAACAAATCATTGTACCAAAAAGAGGTATCCTTACAAGTCGACCGAAGAAAAGCCGGCGTCGAATTAATTAAAATCATAAGCGATTTATGGTATGACAAATCAATCGAAATGGTTTTATTCAAAAATCAATTATTGGATAAAAACGTTAGCGATATTATCAATCTTCATCAATATGCTGGAGAATTTGTAGGCAAACCAATCACCATTTTTGATTCGGTTGAAATCGCAAGAGTTGTCTTATCATTAGACCTTCCGCCAGCAAAAATAGATTTAGGAAAACTTACTTATGAGTATCGCCTAGAGGATGAAAGATATCCAGATGCAAGATATTTTGTTATAGATAAGCTGAAAAAAGCAAAATCCTCAAAAGAGATTCAACCAAAAGATGTTGTTTTATATGGTTTTGGAAGAATCGGACGTTTATTAGCGAGAGAGCTAATGTCGAAAACTGGAAAAGGAAATCAATTGCGCCTGAGAGCAATTGTAACACGCGATAAAAACGATGCAACGAGCTTAGAGAAACGAGCTTCTCTATTGCGATATGACTCCATTCATGGAGATTTTCAAGGATCTGTAATAGCCGATGCTAAAAATAATGCCTTAATTATAAACGGAACAACGGTTCATATCATTACAGCAAATTCACCAGAAGAAATCGATTATGCCGCACACGGAATAAATGATGCTTTAGTAATTGATAATACTGGAGCATTTACAACCGAAGAAGCATTAAAAAGACATTTAACTTCAAACGGAGCTAGTAAAGTTTTACTGACTGCTCCAGGAAAAGGAGTTCCAAATATTGTACATGGTGTTAATCATAACGATTTTAATCCCGACGAAGTAAATATTTTTTCGGTCGCATCTTGCACAACAAATGCCATTACTCCAATTCTAAAAGTTGTTGAAGAAACTCTTGGAGTTGTTAAAGGGCATTTAGAAACAATTCATGCTTACACCAATGACCAAAATTTGGTTGATAACATGCATAAAAAATACCGTCGTGGGAGAGCCGCTGCTTTAAATATGGTAATTACCGAAACTGGCGCAGGAAGTGCTGTCGCGAAAGCTTTACCATCATTAGAAGGCAAACTAACTTCAAATGCTATTCGAGTTCCCGTTCCAAATGGATCTCTTGTAGTTTTAAATTTAGAAGTTAAGAAACCTACATCTATTACAGCAATCAATAAAATTATGAAGAAATATGCTCTAGAAGGAGAACTTGTAGAGCAAATAAAATATTCTTTAAATAACGAACTAGTTTCATCTGATATCGTTGGAACATCTGCTCCATCTATTTATGACAGCAACGCAACGATTGTTTCAAAGGATGGAAAAAATATAGTACTTTATATTTGGTACGATAACGAATATGGTTACAGCCATCAAGTAATTCGCTTAGCAAAATATATTGCCAAAGTAAGACGTTATACTTATTATTAA